The following is a genomic window from Desulfatirhabdium butyrativorans DSM 18734.
CGAACAGATAATAGAGCGAATAGCAGAATCCGGAAACAAGCCCCCAGAACACGGCCGATCCGGAAAATGCGCTTCCAGGCAGACTGGTCCCGCCAAGCGAAATGGCCCCCACCCCAGAGAGCGTCATGACAAGAGCCAGCAGTTTTACCCGCGTGATGGCCTCATCGAAAAAAAACCGGGCAAAAATCGTCACCCATGCGGGCGCCGTATACAGCAGCACCGATGCGAGCGCTGCGCCGCCTTGCTGGACGGCAAGCTGGTAGGCGACATAAAACAGGGATACCCCGCTCAACCCAAAAACCAGCAGATAGGGAAGGTCCTGCCTGTTGACATGCGTCTGGCCGGAGATCGCGGCATGCAGGGCAAACAGGCACCAGGAAAAAACCGCCCGCCAGAAAGCCACTTCAAGCGGTAAAAGCCCTTCCCGAAACGCCAGTTTCGACAATGGCCCGATCAGGCTCCACAGCAATGCGGCCGAAATGATCCACATATAGCCCAAGGCAGCAATTCCATGGCGATTCACGACAGACCCGGTGGAAGGCCCGGTCTCGGTAGA
Proteins encoded in this region:
- a CDS encoding DMT family transporter, producing MDNQNTQIAGGPIERSTETGPSTGSVVNRHGIAALGYMWIISAALLWSLIGPLSKLAFREGLLPLEVAFWRAVFSWCLFALHAAISGQTHVNRQDLPYLLVFGLSGVSLFYVAYQLAVQQGGAALASVLLYTAPAWVTIFARFFFDEAITRVKLLALVMTLSGVGAISLGGTSLPGSAFSGSAVFWGLVSGFCYSLYYLFGKRFSKGYSSANLFLYLLPIGIAGLLPFVTFSHKSAMAWMSLVLLSLVCTYGANSCYYASLRHLEAGRASIAATFEPVFTTIIAYFWWQERLSLMAGLGSVAVLAAVLIVVLENTGSIRK